A genomic region of Podarcis raffonei isolate rPodRaf1 chromosome 13, rPodRaf1.pri, whole genome shotgun sequence contains the following coding sequences:
- the TMEM101 gene encoding transmembrane protein 101 — MAAGSGGSGHRRRRGALRLLMRVGSVLLTRFPFWHCLSGLLLNAERADARRKPDIPVPFLYFDMGMAVLCASFMSFGVKRRWFALGAALQLAISTYAAYIGGYAHYGDWLKVRMYSRTIAIIGGLLVLSSGAGEIYRQKPRNRSLQSTGQVFIGIYLICVAYSLQHSKEDRLAYLSGVPGGEIALQLLFVLYGVLALSFLSGYYITAAAQILSVILPLVILFIDGNLGYWHDSRRVEFWNQMKLVGQNVGIFGAAIILATDG, encoded by the exons ATGGCGGCGGGCAGCGGGGGTTCCGGGCACCGTCGGCGGCGCGGGGCGCTGCGGCTGCTGATGCGGGTGGGCTCGGTGCTTCTCACGCGCTTCCCGTTCTGGCACTGCCTCAGCGGCCTCCTCCTCAACGCCGAGCGCGCCGACGCCCGCCG AAAACCAGACATCCCTGTTCCATTCCTCTACTTCGACATGGGCATGGCGGTGCTGTGTGCCAGCTTCATGTCCTTCGGGGTGAAACGCAGGTGGTTTGCCCTGGGGGCTGCCCTTCAGTTGGCTATCAGCACATATGCGGCGTACATTGGAGGCTATGCACACTATGGAGACTGGCTGAAg GTGAGGATGTATTCACGAACGATAGCCATCATTGGCGGTCTCTTGGTCTTGTCTAGCGGGGCCGGCGAGATTTACCGGCAGAAACCGCGGAACAGGTCCCTGCAGTCCACGGGGCAGGTTTTCATTGGCATCTACCTCATCTGCGTG GCCTACTCTCTCCAGCACAGCAAGGAAGACCGCCTTGCCTATCTCAGTGGCGTCCCAGGTGGAGAAATTGCCTTACAGCTCCTCTTTGTCCTCTACGGGGTGCTGGCCCTGTCCTTCCTATCTGGCTACTACATCACCGCAGCCGCTCAGATCTTGTCGGTCATCCTCCCTCTGGTCATCCTCTTCATCGACGGCAACTTGGGTTACTGGCACGATTCCCGCCGAGTCGAATTCTGGAATCAAATGAAGCTGGTTGGGCAGAACGTTGGGATCTTCGGGGCCgccataattttggccacagatGGCTGA